A genome region from Blautia coccoides includes the following:
- the queA gene encoding tRNA preQ1(34) S-adenosylmethionine ribosyltransferase-isomerase QueA, translated as MKTSDFYYDLPEELIAQDPLADRSASRLLHLDRETGEIQHTDFKHITRYLNPGDCLVINDTKVIPARLYGSKVGTDAGIEILLLKRKGDNVWETLVKPGKKAKPGTVISFGDGLLTGEVIDVVEEGNRLIRFHYEGIFEEILDKLGEMPLPPYITHKLEDKNRYQTVYAKNEGSAAAPTAGLHFTEELLEEIRQMGVNIAHVTLHVGLGTFRPVKVDDVEKHHMHSEFYVVEEDQAKLINDTKKNGGRIISVGTTSCRTLESAADEDGNLQAKSGWTEIFIYPGYQFKIIDGLITNFHLPESTLLMLVSALAGKENIMKAYEEAVRERYRFFSFGDAMLIQ; from the coding sequence ATGAAGACATCAGATTTTTATTACGATTTGCCGGAAGAACTGATCGCGCAGGACCCCCTTGCCGACCGTTCCGCTTCCAGGCTGCTGCATCTGGACCGGGAAACAGGAGAAATCCAACATACTGATTTTAAACATATCACTAGATATCTGAACCCGGGGGACTGCCTTGTCATCAATGACACGAAGGTCATTCCGGCCCGCCTGTACGGAAGTAAGGTGGGAACAGATGCAGGGATTGAGATACTGCTTCTGAAAAGAAAAGGTGACAATGTGTGGGAGACACTGGTAAAGCCGGGAAAAAAGGCAAAACCGGGAACGGTCATCAGCTTCGGGGACGGACTTCTCACAGGTGAGGTCATTGATGTGGTGGAAGAGGGAAACCGCCTGATCAGATTCCATTATGAAGGGATATTTGAGGAGATCCTGGATAAACTGGGCGAAATGCCTCTGCCTCCGTATATCACCCACAAACTGGAAGACAAGAACAGATACCAGACCGTTTACGCGAAGAATGAAGGCAGTGCCGCGGCGCCTACGGCAGGTCTGCATTTTACGGAGGAGCTGTTGGAGGAGATACGTCAAATGGGTGTCAATATCGCCCATGTTACGCTGCATGTGGGGCTTGGAACCTTCCGCCCGGTCAAGGTAGATGACGTGGAGAAGCATCATATGCATTCTGAGTTCTATGTGGTGGAGGAAGACCAGGCAAAACTGATCAATGACACCAAAAAGAACGGCGGCAGGATCATCTCTGTGGGGACTACAAGCTGCCGTACCCTGGAATCCGCTGCGGACGAGGATGGAAACCTTCAGGCGAAAAGTGGATGGACAGAGATCTTTATCTATCCGGGATATCAGTTTAAGATCATTGACGGACTGATCACGAATTTTCATCTGCCGGAATCTACACTGCTGATGCTTGTCTCGGCTTTGGCGGGGAAAGAGAATATTATGAAGGCGTATGAGGAGGCAGTGAGGGAGAGATATCGGTTCTTTTCCTTTGGGGATGCCATGCTGATCCAGTAA
- a CDS encoding histidine phosphatase family protein: MKLYIIRHGETSWNVQRRLQGASDTDLNENGITLAKRTGEALKEIPFDLCFTSPLKRAKMTAELILAGRDISIYDDERLREISFGEWEGRDSALLPAHMLDNFFHHTEVYEPPKGGESIREICTRTKDFFQELICREKLQDKTLLIASHGCAVRALLQNVYSDAAIQNFWHGCVPPNCGVNIVEVADGRAELLEEDVVFG; the protein is encoded by the coding sequence ATGAAGCTTTATATTATCCGTCATGGGGAAACCTCCTGGAATGTCCAGAGAAGGCTTCAGGGGGCCTCGGATACGGATCTGAATGAAAACGGTATTACTCTGGCAAAGCGGACCGGGGAAGCATTAAAAGAAATCCCTTTTGATCTCTGCTTTACCAGCCCGTTAAAACGGGCGAAAATGACTGCAGAACTGATACTGGCAGGAAGAGATATCTCTATATATGACGATGAACGTCTCAGGGAGATTTCCTTCGGCGAATGGGAAGGGCGGGATTCCGCCCTTTTGCCTGCCCATATGCTGGACAACTTTTTCCATCATACAGAGGTCTACGAACCTCCGAAAGGCGGGGAGAGTATCAGGGAAATCTGCACAAGGACAAAGGATTTTTTCCAGGAGCTTATATGCAGGGAAAAGCTGCAGGATAAAACCCTGCTCATTGCATCCCACGGCTGTGCTGTGCGGGCACTTCTGCAGAATGTTTACTCCGACGCGGCGATTCAAAATTTCTGGCACGGCTGTGTGCCGCCAAACTGCGGTGTGAATATTGTGGAAGTTGCAGATGGAAGGGCAGAACTTTTGGAAGAGGATGTAGTATTTGGCTGA
- a CDS encoding EAL domain-containing protein — protein sequence MKKRNRRTIFLYAGVILSIFAVVTAIGIGLRSEMIRIRQREAKNVLFYYNEKIVLQLQGTMNDAGALAETALVAGQSGPEWFKHAAEPLLAREEVHFAGLFEGDKLVSAQPEEKYKDLKGRELQEFSYAFTLAKVVGELVVEGPCILDVDPEQSKVFVFLQPVMKDETYLGVVAVAVDWEYVLKQLGLEDLSARGYDYELWRVEPQEGAKEVIARTVENVDFSTAEKTIFYLPSQWNLSIQPTDGWLSPSQRRGLTLTCLLLTGLLAVLAYYVCRHYHCRRSVKALKTTDEATGLYNRRGFTEELERRLSENRKSVMLFYFSIEGYSKAARMIGPKQEEAFLKSIPGHLKEYIHSPFFAGYLGAGNFLLALFDDMNELQRLEFAKGLSLEMMLKVRINNEKQFLLAHYQCVKCQPGSGRAEEEINSLIQDYYNRIMQESPVRTMREKCEQLIEGKNDVAFDEYTDLEMTELSKTFNRYRKQVEQLAYFDPVFNVGNRPKYLRDTDMLISYDHKRRFSLFCVDICGFSQYNELFNADVGDEIIHEMLRRLARPFGSYLYRINGDVFLGISLSEENPESFAERLRQLFTTPVMVGNFTIPLQVRLVSCSYPEHGNTPGELLERVQSAMNFSKTSGRNLVIYNDALDELLRTEADILHRLNDAIKQHTLEVWYQPLMHMTTGRYEAAEALVRLPNGKGGYFSAGQVISLAERNGRVEALGDYVLIHSCTFMKKYGDLLGLQRICINLSVQQLLVGNSAEHLLNLISDTGVSPHRITLEITERILIQSIDHAAETLQKLRQTGIHIALDDFGVGYSSLNYLSNLPVDIIKIDRSLTTQILTNEKQYALLESIVGMSLVNDLIVVVEGVERGAEKEIIASSGVQFIQGYYYARPMPGAKLISFLGGEGA from the coding sequence ATGAAAAAAAGAAACAGACGTACAATTTTCCTCTATGCCGGTGTGATACTGTCCATTTTCGCTGTGGTTACAGCCATAGGAATAGGTTTGCGCAGCGAAATGATACGGATACGGCAAAGAGAAGCCAAGAATGTTTTATTCTATTATAATGAAAAAATTGTGCTGCAGCTCCAGGGCACTATGAATGATGCCGGTGCTTTGGCGGAGACTGCCCTGGTGGCAGGACAGAGCGGGCCGGAATGGTTTAAGCATGCGGCCGAACCCCTTTTGGCACGGGAAGAAGTACATTTTGCCGGCCTTTTTGAGGGAGATAAATTGGTGAGTGCACAGCCCGAAGAAAAATATAAAGACCTGAAAGGGAGGGAGCTGCAGGAGTTTTCCTATGCATTTACACTGGCGAAGGTTGTGGGTGAACTGGTCGTGGAAGGGCCGTGTATACTGGATGTTGATCCGGAACAGTCCAAAGTTTTTGTGTTTCTGCAGCCTGTTATGAAGGACGAAACCTATTTAGGCGTGGTAGCTGTGGCTGTGGATTGGGAATATGTTCTGAAACAGCTTGGTTTGGAGGATTTAAGTGCTCGGGGGTATGATTATGAGCTTTGGCGGGTAGAACCCCAGGAAGGCGCAAAGGAGGTTATTGCCAGAACCGTGGAGAATGTAGACTTCTCCACGGCCGAAAAAACCATTTTCTATCTGCCGAGCCAATGGAATCTCAGTATCCAGCCAACAGATGGCTGGCTCAGTCCGTCGCAGAGAAGAGGGCTTACCCTGACCTGTCTGCTGCTCACCGGCCTGCTGGCAGTGTTGGCCTATTATGTGTGCCGGCATTACCATTGCAGACGCAGCGTCAAGGCGCTCAAAACAACAGATGAGGCTACCGGTCTCTATAACCGCAGGGGCTTTACAGAGGAATTGGAACGGCGGCTTTCCGAAAACAGGAAGTCTGTCATGCTGTTTTATTTTTCCATAGAGGGCTATAGCAAGGCAGCCAGAATGATCGGCCCAAAACAGGAGGAGGCCTTTTTAAAAAGCATTCCAGGACACCTGAAAGAGTATATTCACAGCCCGTTTTTTGCAGGATACCTGGGAGCGGGGAACTTTCTTCTTGCTCTCTTTGACGACATGAACGAGCTCCAGCGTCTGGAGTTTGCAAAAGGCTTGTCGCTGGAGATGATGCTGAAGGTACGTATCAACAATGAGAAGCAATTCCTTTTGGCACACTATCAATGCGTGAAATGCCAGCCGGGCAGCGGGCGTGCAGAGGAGGAAATCAATTCGCTGATCCAGGATTACTATAACAGGATCATGCAGGAATCCCCGGTACGTACAATGAGGGAGAAATGCGAACAGCTCATTGAGGGTAAAAACGACGTTGCATTTGACGAATATACCGATCTTGAGATGACAGAGCTATCCAAGACCTTTAACCGTTACCGGAAACAGGTGGAACAGCTAGCCTACTTTGACCCGGTATTTAATGTGGGAAACCGGCCAAAATACCTCAGGGATACAGATATGCTGATCTCTTATGACCACAAGAGACGGTTTAGTCTTTTTTGCGTTGATATCTGCGGCTTCAGTCAGTATAATGAACTGTTTAACGCCGATGTGGGTGACGAGATCATCCATGAGATGCTGCGGCGCCTTGCGAGGCCTTTCGGCTCCTATCTGTATCGTATCAACGGCGATGTATTTCTGGGGATATCATTGTCAGAAGAGAATCCGGAGAGTTTTGCAGAACGCCTCCGACAATTATTCACAACACCTGTCATGGTGGGGAATTTTACGATTCCTCTGCAGGTTCGCCTTGTGTCATGCAGTTATCCGGAACATGGAAACACACCTGGTGAATTGCTTGAGCGCGTTCAATCGGCCATGAACTTTTCCAAGACGTCAGGCAGAAACCTTGTTATTTACAACGATGCGCTGGATGAACTGCTGCGTACAGAAGCTGATATTCTGCATCGTCTGAACGACGCGATCAAGCAGCATACCCTGGAGGTGTGGTATCAGCCGTTAATGCATATGACAACAGGACGTTATGAGGCAGCAGAAGCGCTGGTTCGTCTGCCAAACGGAAAAGGCGGCTATTTCTCTGCCGGTCAGGTCATATCACTGGCCGAGCGCAATGGAAGAGTGGAAGCGCTTGGCGACTATGTGCTGATCCATTCCTGTACGTTTATGAAAAAATATGGGGATTTGCTGGGACTGCAGCGCATATGTATCAATCTTTCCGTACAGCAGCTTTTGGTCGGGAACAGTGCGGAACATCTGCTGAATCTGATTTCAGATACAGGGGTCAGTCCTCATCGGATCACTCTTGAGATCACGGAGAGAATTTTGATCCAGTCTATAGATCATGCGGCTGAGACACTTCAGAAGCTGCGTCAGACAGGTATCCATATTGCGCTGGATGATTTCGGTGTGGGCTACAGCAGTTTGAATTATTTATCCAATCTGCCAGTAGATATCATCAAGATCGACCGTTCTCTGACCACACAGATACTGACTAATGAAAAGCAGTATGCTCTGTTGGAGTCCATTGTGGGCATGTCTTTGGTCAATGACTTGATCGTTGTGGTGGAAGGGGTAGAGAGAGGAGCCGAGAAAGAGATCATTGCCTCTTCCGGTGTGCAGTTTATACAGGGCTATTACTATGCCCGCCCTATGCCGGGAGCTAAATTAATTTCCTTTTTGGGCGGAGAAGGAGCATGA
- the pheT gene encoding phenylalanine--tRNA ligase subunit beta, protein MNTSLSWIKMYVPDLDVTAQEYTDAMTLSGTKVEGFEELDADLEKIVIGQIEKIERHPDADKLIICQVNVGTETVQIVTGAPNVKEGDKIPVVLDGGRVAGGHDGKKTPGGVSIKKGKLRGIESCGMMCSIEELGSTREFYPEAPEYGIYIFPEDAVVGESAIHALGLDDVVFEYEITSNRVDCYSVIGIAREAAATFNKKFIPPTVEVKGNQEDAHDYVKVTVEDTDLCPRYCARVVKNVKIGPSPKWMQRCLAANGIRPINNLVDITNYVMEEYGQPMHAYDMDTIEGQEIIVRRASKGEKFVTLDGQERDLDDSVLMICDGKKPVGLAGIMGGENSMITDTVSTVLFEAACFDGVNIRLSSKKVGLRTDASGKFEKGLDPNNAQAAIDRACQLIEEFGCGEVVGGMVDVYSKVKEPVRVAFEPEKINDLLGTELSKEEMLSYLAKVELAYDEKTNEIVAPTFRADIFRTADIAEEVARFYGYDNIPTTLPKGEATTGKLPFKLRIEQAARDMAECNGFSQGYCYSFESPKVFDKLLIPAEDELRRVITISNPLGEDFSIMRTTPLNGMLQSLGTNYKRRNKDVRLYELGNVYLPKELPLKDLPEERMMFTLGMYGAGDFFVMKGVVEEFLDKIGMHEKEEYDPKSGKPFLHPGRQADIIYKGTVIGYLGEVHPAVADTYGIGERAYVAVLEIPAILEFATFDRKYEGIAKFPAVSRDISMVVSKDVLAGEIERVLVQRGGKILESYNLFDIYEGSQIKDGFKSLAYSITFRAKDKTLEENEITAAMKKILNGLESLGIELRK, encoded by the coding sequence ATGAATACATCTTTATCATGGATTAAAATGTATGTGCCGGATCTGGACGTCACGGCACAGGAATATACAGATGCAATGACTTTATCCGGAACGAAAGTGGAAGGCTTTGAGGAGCTGGATGCGGATTTGGAAAAAATCGTTATCGGACAGATTGAGAAGATTGAACGCCATCCGGACGCTGATAAGCTGATCATCTGCCAGGTCAATGTGGGGACCGAGACAGTTCAGATCGTGACCGGCGCGCCCAATGTAAAAGAGGGAGACAAAATTCCGGTGGTTCTGGACGGAGGCCGTGTTGCAGGCGGTCACGACGGCAAAAAGACACCGGGAGGTGTCAGCATCAAAAAAGGCAAGCTGCGCGGCATTGAATCCTGCGGCATGATGTGCTCCATTGAGGAACTGGGTTCCACCAGGGAGTTTTACCCGGAAGCTCCGGAATACGGCATTTATATATTCCCGGAGGACGCAGTGGTTGGTGAGAGTGCCATCCATGCACTTGGACTGGATGACGTGGTATTTGAATATGAGATCACCTCAAACCGTGTGGACTGTTACAGTGTGATCGGTATTGCAAGGGAAGCTGCGGCAACCTTCAATAAGAAGTTTATCCCCCCTACAGTGGAGGTAAAGGGAAATCAGGAGGATGCCCATGATTACGTCAAGGTGACCGTGGAGGATACAGACCTCTGCCCGCGCTACTGTGCAAGGGTTGTAAAAAATGTAAAAATCGGACCTTCACCCAAATGGATGCAGCGCTGTTTGGCTGCCAACGGCATCCGTCCTATCAACAACCTGGTGGACATCACCAACTATGTGATGGAAGAATACGGACAGCCCATGCACGCCTATGATATGGACACCATCGAAGGACAGGAGATCATTGTGCGCCGTGCCTCAAAAGGAGAAAAATTTGTGACACTGGATGGACAGGAACGTGATCTGGATGATTCTGTGCTGATGATCTGCGATGGTAAAAAGCCTGTAGGACTTGCAGGTATCATGGGAGGAGAGAATTCCATGATCACAGATACCGTGAGCACGGTGTTATTCGAGGCCGCTTGCTTTGACGGTGTAAATATCCGTCTCTCCAGCAAGAAAGTAGGACTCAGAACCGATGCCTCCGGCAAGTTCGAGAAGGGACTTGATCCCAACAATGCCCAGGCAGCCATTGACAGAGCCTGCCAGCTCATCGAAGAATTCGGCTGCGGTGAAGTCGTAGGCGGAATGGTTGATGTGTATTCAAAAGTGAAAGAGCCGGTTCGTGTAGCTTTTGAGCCGGAGAAGATAAACGATTTGCTGGGTACAGAACTCTCCAAAGAGGAAATGCTCTCTTATCTCGCAAAAGTAGAGTTGGCATATGATGAGAAGACAAATGAGATCGTAGCACCTACCTTCCGCGCAGATATTTTCCGTACTGCGGATATTGCAGAGGAAGTGGCACGTTTCTACGGATATGACAATATTCCTACAACTCTTCCTAAGGGAGAGGCTACCACAGGAAAGCTGCCGTTTAAGCTGCGCATTGAGCAGGCGGCAAGAGATATGGCGGAATGCAACGGATTTTCACAGGGATACTGCTATTCCTTTGAAAGCCCCAAAGTATTTGACAAGCTGCTGATCCCGGCAGAGGATGAACTGCGAAGGGTGATCACTATTTCCAATCCTTTGGGTGAGGATTTCAGCATTATGAGGACAACTCCCCTAAACGGTATGTTGCAGTCTCTTGGAACCAACTACAAGAGAAGAAATAAAGATGTCCGTCTCTATGAGCTGGGCAATGTATATCTGCCGAAAGAACTGCCGCTGAAGGATCTGCCGGAGGAGAGAATGATGTTTACTCTGGGCATGTACGGTGCCGGTGATTTCTTTGTCATGAAAGGCGTTGTTGAGGAGTTCCTGGATAAGATCGGAATGCATGAGAAAGAGGAGTATGATCCGAAATCAGGCAAACCTTTCCTGCATCCCGGACGCCAGGCTGATATTATATACAAGGGAACCGTGATCGGTTATCTGGGAGAGGTACACCCGGCTGTGGCAGACACTTACGGCATTGGTGAGAGAGCTTATGTGGCTGTGCTGGAGATTCCGGCCATCCTGGAGTTCGCTACCTTTGATAGAAAATACGAAGGGATCGCAAAATTCCCCGCAGTGAGCCGTGACATCAGTATGGTAGTGTCGAAAGATGTACTGGCAGGAGAGATAGAGCGCGTTCTTGTACAGCGCGGCGGCAAGATCCTGGAGAGCTATAATCTTTTCGATATCTATGAGGGAAGCCAGATCAAAGACGGGTTCAAGTCCCTGGCATACTCCATCACCTTCCGGGCAAAGGACAAGACACTGGAGGAAAATGAGATCACAGCTGCTATGAAGAAAATCTTAAACGGGCTGGAAAGCCTTGGTATAGAGCTGCGTAAATAA
- a CDS encoding sensor domain-containing diguanylate cyclase — MKRNKKEKKGSQWEVSFSPIIRYSLVFCAFVTAFILLGGALLSVSRMRSDAKASLNSSQAQISQRVTGAINLLESLASLPDYYDPEIPPIDKVKRLDRLSPYFGYMMICYVDKNIIVYSDGAEPASLASRDYMQQLFATGQRQVTDSFAAGADGTTLNYTVAVPLKDQQENITGALFCAIYFDEAVQILKESVGSLRADATLIGSKGQIMSSTAGLTYGDSVMEALRDDTLFGVTSDRLEELMLAAQPGTYWSIQDGSLCYTAYRRVDNTNWDILCTVRFETAFSQVFPFLCIVASMTMLACIGLMVFIRKYMAKQMVVVDTLVQSMGELEKRVYQSERPESVDFQEILRLTSDGLSDGLTGVVTRTVFLNKAEAHLKKADPEKVKALLFVDMDNLKYINDSCGYDGGDIALKSVGYILREYEKKYDGVVGRYGGQNIPVQCSIGVSIYQPGMKLEEMISNADEALYYVKQNGKGYYHIHQN; from the coding sequence ATGAAACGAAATAAAAAAGAGAAAAAAGGCAGCCAATGGGAGGTATCATTCTCCCCCATCATCCGATACAGCCTGGTGTTTTGTGCGTTTGTCACAGCGTTCATTTTGCTTGGAGGAGCGCTGCTCTCGGTAAGCCGGATGAGATCGGACGCCAAGGCTTCTCTGAACAGCAGTCAGGCGCAGATCTCACAACGGGTCACCGGAGCCATAAATCTCCTGGAATCTCTGGCAAGTTTACCGGACTACTATGACCCGGAGATTCCGCCAATTGATAAGGTAAAAAGGCTGGATCGGCTTAGTCCATACTTTGGATACATGATGATATGCTATGTGGATAAAAATATTATAGTTTATTCGGACGGTGCCGAGCCGGCCAGTCTTGCAAGCCGCGACTATATGCAGCAGCTTTTTGCCACTGGTCAGAGACAGGTCACGGATAGTTTTGCCGCAGGTGCAGACGGCACAACTTTGAATTATACGGTGGCTGTTCCCCTAAAAGACCAGCAGGAGAATATCACAGGCGCTCTTTTCTGCGCTATTTACTTTGATGAGGCTGTGCAGATCCTGAAGGAGTCAGTGGGCAGCCTGCGTGCGGATGCCACCCTGATCGGCTCCAAGGGGCAGATCATGTCCTCCACTGCAGGATTGACTTACGGCGACTCAGTGATGGAGGCACTGAGGGATGACACACTATTTGGTGTCACTTCAGACCGGCTGGAGGAACTGATGCTTGCCGCTCAGCCCGGTACTTACTGGAGCATTCAAGACGGAAGTCTTTGCTATACTGCTTATCGGCGTGTAGACAATACCAACTGGGATATCCTGTGTACGGTCAGATTTGAAACTGCTTTTTCCCAGGTGTTTCCATTTTTGTGCATTGTGGCCAGTATGACCATGCTGGCATGTATCGGCCTGATGGTATTTATTAGAAAATACATGGCGAAACAGATGGTGGTTGTGGATACCCTGGTGCAGTCCATGGGAGAACTGGAAAAACGAGTCTATCAGAGTGAGCGCCCTGAAAGTGTAGATTTTCAGGAAATCCTGCGCCTGACCAGCGATGGCCTCTCTGATGGCTTGACTGGCGTAGTCACCCGGACCGTATTTCTCAATAAAGCGGAAGCCCACCTAAAAAAAGCAGATCCGGAAAAGGTTAAGGCACTGCTTTTTGTGGATATGGATAATCTGAAATACATCAACGACAGTTGCGGGTATGACGGCGGGGATATCGCTTTAAAAAGTGTAGGATATATTCTCAGGGAATATGAAAAGAAATATGACGGTGTGGTAGGGCGGTACGGCGGCCAGAACATTCCGGTACAGTGCAGTATCGGTGTGTCCATTTACCAGCCGGGAATGAAACTGGAGGAAATGATTTCCAATGCGGATGAGGCGCTCTATTATGTGAAACAGAATGGAAAAGGATATTACCATATCCATCAGAATTGA
- a CDS encoding GntR family transcriptional regulator, with translation MMMYERVFQIIKNKIECGLLPAGSSLPSRSNLCEEFGTSEKTIRRVLKMLEENGLIKTQQRRRPVVRYTFNEDTQITALAPEKIDTKITKDVLKAGEILCYPLIQNGISLCGKEDLKIPRRILDNMRIRNADEFWKLSKLFWRFFVARNENDLSFWVARNMGLSDIRPLRDGMESRTRYYEQLQEFMGVVESGGVPESVPFDDMSVLYGLTCGTQPGFHAPSDSPVVLGRKQLEKLLTDAEVRYAAVYMDILGLIAAGRYKLGDKLPSHKELQEIYHVSVDTTRKAIQLMQEWGVVKTVRGNGIFVVMDSAGLQKIQIPSHLIANQVRRYLDSLDLLALTIEGTSACAAPHVTQEKIQAAKTKIHLLWDEEYLYGRTPAVLLDLIIEHTGIEALNAVYALLQRNLRIGRSIPGLLNTDKTDANCNIHEQCIEAVDLLCAGKHEEFSKKTAEAFQSIYHLVIRECKRLDYFEAAMGAYDGSALWK, from the coding sequence ATGATGATGTATGAGCGGGTATTTCAGATTATAAAAAATAAAATTGAATGCGGACTACTGCCGGCGGGGTCAAGCCTTCCGTCACGCAGTAATTTATGTGAGGAGTTCGGAACTTCTGAAAAGACAATAAGACGTGTATTGAAGATGTTGGAAGAAAATGGTCTCATCAAAACGCAGCAGAGACGACGTCCTGTTGTACGATATACATTTAATGAAGACACACAGATAACTGCGCTTGCACCGGAGAAAATAGATACTAAGATCACAAAGGATGTGCTGAAAGCCGGCGAAATATTGTGTTATCCATTGATCCAAAACGGGATTTCCCTTTGCGGCAAAGAGGATCTGAAAATACCTCGCAGAATTTTGGACAATATGCGGATCAGGAATGCAGATGAATTTTGGAAATTGTCAAAACTTTTCTGGAGATTTTTCGTTGCAAGAAATGAGAATGATCTGAGTTTCTGGGTAGCGCGTAATATGGGACTTTCGGATATCAGGCCGTTACGGGATGGGATGGAGAGCAGAACCAGGTATTATGAACAGCTTCAGGAGTTCATGGGAGTGGTAGAAAGCGGAGGCGTTCCGGAAAGTGTTCCTTTTGATGATATGTCTGTGTTATATGGACTCACGTGTGGGACACAACCCGGATTTCACGCGCCCTCTGATTCTCCTGTGGTCCTTGGGAGAAAACAACTGGAAAAACTCCTGACAGATGCTGAGGTCAGATATGCGGCAGTGTATATGGATATTCTGGGACTGATCGCGGCGGGGCGTTATAAGTTAGGGGATAAGCTCCCTTCCCACAAAGAACTACAGGAGATATACCATGTCAGTGTGGATACGACGAGAAAGGCCATCCAACTGATGCAGGAATGGGGTGTCGTAAAAACAGTCAGAGGGAACGGCATTTTCGTTGTGATGGATTCAGCCGGATTGCAGAAGATTCAAATACCCTCACATCTGATCGCAAATCAGGTCAGGCGATATCTGGACAGCCTGGATTTGCTGGCTTTGACCATTGAGGGAACGTCCGCCTGTGCCGCGCCCCATGTTACACAGGAAAAAATCCAAGCAGCAAAAACAAAGATCCATCTGCTGTGGGACGAAGAATACTTATATGGACGTACGCCTGCTGTGCTTCTGGATCTCATAATCGAACATACAGGGATTGAGGCACTGAACGCAGTCTATGCGCTCCTGCAAAGAAATCTTCGGATCGGCCGCAGTATTCCGGGTTTGCTCAATACAGATAAGACCGATGCCAACTGTAATATCCATGAGCAATGTATAGAAGCGGTAGATCTGCTGTGCGCAGGAAAGCATGAAGAATTCTCTAAAAAGACTGCGGAAGCATTTCAGAGTATATATCATTTGGTAATTAGGGAGTGTAAGCGTCTGGATTACTTTGAGGCCGCCATGGGGGCCTATGATGGAAGTGCTTTGTGGAAATAA